The following are encoded together in the Coffea arabica cultivar ET-39 chromosome 1c, Coffea Arabica ET-39 HiFi, whole genome shotgun sequence genome:
- the LOC113732504 gene encoding transcription factor bHLH62-like: MDKEYFLNAAGTQLPLQFEAWNSFSPAPELNCSLGEASNCCLNPNWDKPAGHYARHGSALSSMVSSAMAPNSSVPVEALAFRELIKKLGPVCSSGDLPQPFPPGAASYASCNTSCYSTMPLSSPPKLQVPVLNENFSNLRNSVAPNPPLPALSADPGFAERAAKLSCFGSRSFNGRTSQFGVHNNAELPYGSSTPTVANGKLPRASSSPLLKRGGSPPLENNNLGQSQMETRPIDGLIPSSDDTVNKVPLAAANSNEESSVSEQVPSGETGLKTPNESNPRKRKAVARGKAKEDGSSQAANHNKGAEADIDSNAKRSKMTEATASDDQGVKIEERKGSDNKTGDDKANQRPPEPPKDYIHVRARRGQATDSHSLAERVRREKISERMKLLQDLVPGCNKVTGKALMLDEIINYVQSLQRQVEFLSMKLASVNPRLDNMDNILSKDLYQPNASVPPPLFPMDASEPALYKNPSQQNQELQSNNGSVDQIDTALCRTLGLQLPHVDGFTEGLSQFAGFCEDDLHSIVRMGYSHNPDTDAAFHSQTFPVANQTCHMKIEL; the protein is encoded by the exons ATGGATAAAGAGTATTTCCTGAATGCTGCTGGAACTCAACTGCCTCTCCAATTTGAAGCCTGGAATTCTTTCTCCCCAGCTCCGGAGCTAAATTGCTCGTTGGGCGAGGCTTCAAATTGTTGTTTGAATCCCAATTGGGACAAACCAGCTGGTCACTATGCCCGACATGGCTCGGCTTTGAGCTCAATGGTGTCATCCGCCATGGCCCCCAATTCCTCTGTGCCTGTTGAGGCTCTTGCATTCCGAGAATTAATTAAAAAACTGGGCCCCGTTTGCAGCTCCGGCGACCTGCCGCAGCCATTTCCACCCGGCGCAGCTTCTTATGCTAGCTGTAACACTTCTTGCTACAGTACAATGCCCTTGAGCTCCCCACCTAAGCTACAGGTGCCGGTTTTGAACGAGAATTTCTCCAATTTGCGAAATTCTGTGGCCCCGAACCCGCCTTTGCCTGCCCTCTCGGCTGATCCAGGATTTGCCGAGCGGGCTGCCAAGCTTTCTTGCTTTGGGAGTCGCAGTTTCAACGGCAGAACGAGTCAGTTTGGAGTACATAATAATGCGGAGTTGCCATATGGGTCTAGTACTCCAACCGTGGCGAATGGGAAGTTGCCGAGGGCCTCAAGTAGCCCTTTGCTCAAGCGAGGTGGATCTCCTCCACTCGAAAACAACAATTTAGGTCAATCCCAGATGGAGACGAGGCCTATCGATGGCCTAATTCCGAGTTCAGATGACACGGTGAACAAAGTACCTCTAGCTGCTGCCAATTCTAACGAGGAGTCCTCTGTATCTGAGCAAGTGCCAAGTGGGGAAACTGGGTTGAAAACTCCCAATGAATCGAATCCCAGGAAAAGGAAAGCTGTTGCCAGAGGAAAAGCCAAGGAAGATGGTTCAAGTCAGGCGGCTAATCATAACAAG GGAGCTGAAGCCGATATTGATTCAAATGCGAAGCGATCCAAGATGACGGAAGCCACTGCGAGTGATGATCAAGGCGTTAAAATTGAGGAGAGGAAGGGTAGCGACAACAAAACTGGGGATGATAAGGCAAATCAGAGGCCCCCTGAGCCTCCCAAGGACTACATTCATGTCAGAGCAAGAAGGGGTCAAGCTACAGACAGCCACAGTTTAGCAGAAAGA GTCAGACGAGAGAAGATCAGTGAAAGAATGAAGCTTCTCCAAGATCTTGTACCAGGCTGCAATAAG GTGACTGGAAAAGCCCTTATGCTCGATGAGATTATAAATTATGTCCAATCATTGCAACGCCAAGTCGAG TTCCTGTCGATGAAGTTAGCTTCAGTCAATCCAAGATTAGATAACATGGATAATATCTTATCTAAGGAT CTATATCAACCAAATGCCTCTGTACCTCCCCCACTGTTCCCAATGGATGCCTCGGAACCAGCTCTGTACAAGAACCCGTCCCAACAAAATCAGGAACTACAGAGCAACAATGGCTCAGTGGACCAGATAGACACTGCATTGTGCCGCACCCTAGGACTTCAATTACCTCATGTAGATGGATTTACTGAAGGTCTATCTCAG TTTGCCGGATTCTGCGAAGATGACTTGCACAGCATTGTTCGGATGGGGTACAGCCATAACCCTGACACGGATGCAGCATTCCATTCACAAACCTTTCCTG TTGCAAACCAAACGTGCCACATGAAAATTGAGCTTTGA
- the LOC113732507 gene encoding small ribosomal subunit protein eS8-like, with translation MGISRDSMHKRRATGGKKKAWRKKRKYELGRQPANTKLSSNKTVRRVRVRGGNVKWRALRLDTGNYSWGSEAVTRKTRILDVMYNASNNELVRTQTLVKSAIVQVDAAPFKQWYLQHYGVDIGRKKKGPAKKDATEDGEATAEETKKSNHVVRKLEKRQQGRALDPHIEEQFGGGRLLACISSRPGQCGRADGYILEGKELEFYMKKIQRKKGKASGGAA, from the exons ATGG GTATCTCGCGGGACTCTATGCACAAGAGGCGTGCCACTGGTGGCAAGAAAAAAGCTTGGAGGAAGAAGCGCAA GTATGAGCTTGGTCGCCAGCCAGCAAACACTAAGCTCTCAAGCAACAAGACAGTCAGGAGAGTCCGTGTCCGTGGAGGCAATGTGAAGTGGAGGGCCTTGAGGTTGGACACAGGAAACTATTCTTGGGGTAGTGAGGCTGTCACTCGGAAGACCCGTATTCTTGATGTGATGTACAATGCCTCAAACAATGAGCTTGTCAGGACGCAAACTCTCGTGAAGAGTGCAATTGTTCAGGTTGATGCAGCCCCCTTTAAGCAGTGGTACCTTCAGCATTATGGTGTTGACATTGGCAGGAAGAAGAAGGGGCCTGCTAAGAAGGATGCCACTGAG GATGGAGAGGCTACTGCTGAGGAAACTAAGAAGAGCAACCATGTTGTCAGGAAACTTGAGAAGCGCCAGCAAGGCCGCGCACTTGATCCTCACATTGAGGAGCAATTTGGGGGTGGTAGATTGCTGGCCTGCATATCTTCTCGCCCAGGTCAATGTGGCAGAGCAGATGG TTACATCTTGGAGGGTAAAGAGCTCGAGTTCTATATGAAGAAAATTCAGAGGAAGAAAGGCAAGGCTTCTGGTGGTGCTGCTTAA